In the genome of Mytilus edulis chromosome 3, xbMytEdul2.2, whole genome shotgun sequence, one region contains:
- the LOC139516806 gene encoding monocarboxylate transporter 12-like, giving the protein MKGSVDRGWAWIVLAACFLRAFMVIGIDKTFGMFFVEYIEAFESNASTVSVVISTQQIVYSVSSFLILTFGNRFFTFRPIIILGSVLMAAGYFLNAFAPNVQFLLLSQGVLFGIGHAASAGPSLVVLNSYFDKRRGLANSLANSGGSLGGLLLPLIIQALLETYGLQGAQIVVSGMLLNIVVFAALLRPLTNTVPQDRLNLEVKVEEDDESKNGNHIEINLNQEDMYFSADDVRRKLNKSEKENKENEKLLIELPPPNTHYRKRTFSENLHEYRVSTVPPETGSPKSADASKFANLSAIYGSLADVSSSVQSVFLAKNVEIPKRETEDDETETCFSKYILSVINFKILRNHHLKLLYLLGFLAIFSARLQLAYIPPYARDCGISGREISYLVTIIGTCDFFGRFGVALILDSKRVKLSSIISASLIIMGVTCMCNSFIHDFHTFIAYCVVYGLFGGLYNSVVALLLVDAVGPKNLSTALAFVLQVHGVSTSAMAPILGYIRDSTGSYTGSFYIMGVGNLLSALLLLFGLPIAKKMELRRQQRCLSETIKTDQSAIA; this is encoded by the exons ATGAAAGGATCTGTGGATAGAGGTTGGGCTTGGATTGTATTAGCAG CATGTTTTCTAAGAGCATTCATGGTGATTGGCATAGACAAAACATTTGGGATGTTTTTCGTAGAATACATTGAAGCCTTCGAAAGTAATGCATCAACGGTATCTGTTGTAATTTCAACACAACAAATTGTGTATAGCGTGTCTT cATTCTTGATACTGACCTTTGGAAATAGATTCTTTACTTTCCGACCTATAATAATACTTGGGTCTGTTCTTATGGCAGCGGGATATTTCCTAAATGCATTTGCACCAAATGTACAATTCTTACTTCTGTCACAAGGAGTATTATTTG GTATTGGCCACGCTGCATCAGCCGGGCCTTCTTTAGTAGTACTCaattcatattttgacaaaagaaGAGGTCTAGCGAACAGTTTAGCAAACTCGGGTGGTAGTCTAGGAGGACTTTTGCTTCCATTGATTATACAGGCTCTTTTAGAAACGTATGGACTACAAGGTGCTCAAATTGTAGTTTCTGGGATGCttttaaatattgttgtttttgCTGCATTATTAAGACCATTGACAAACACTGTTCCACAAGATAGATTGAATTTGGAAGTAAAGGTAGAAGAGGATGATGAGTCTAAAAATGGAAACCACATTGAAATTAACCTGAATCAAGAAGACATGTATTTTTCTGCTGACGATGTAAGACGTAAACTTAACAaatcagaaaaagaaaacaaagaaaacgAAAAACTTTTGATTGAACTTCCACCTCCGAATACTCATTACAGGAAGAGGACGTTTTCAGAAAACTTACATGAATATCGTGTTTCGACGGTTCCTCCTGAAACCGGGAGTCCAAAGTCAGCTGATGCATCTAAGTTTGCGAATTTGTCGGCCATTTATGGCAGTTTAGCGGATGTGTCTTCCTCTGTGCAAAGTGTTTTCCTTGCAAAAAATGTGGAAATTCCTAAAAGAGAAACAGAAGATGATGAAACCGAAACTTGTTTTTCTAAGTACATCTTGAGtgttataaatttcaagattttacgAAATCATCATTTGAAGCTATTGTATCTTTTAGGTTTTCTCGCAATTTTTAGTGCTAGACTGCAATTGGCATATATTCCACCATATGCACGAGACTGTGGAATTTCAGGCAGAGAAATTTCATACTTAGTGACCATTATTGGCACATGTGACTTTTTTGGAAGGTTTGGAGTTGCTTTAATTCTCGACTCCAAAAGAGTCAAACTAAGTTCTATTATATCAGCATCACTTATCATAATGGGAGTAACATGTATGTGTAATTCTTTTATTCATGATTTCCACACATTTATAGCATATTGTGTTGTTTATGGATTATTTGGTGGACTGTATAATTCCGTGGTAGCACTTTTACTGGTTGATGCTGTAGGTCCAAAGAATTTGTCAACTGCTTTGGCATTTGTACTACAGGTTCACGGAGTTTCAACATCAGCAATGGCGCCGATTTTAG gTTACATAAGAGACAGTACAGGATCGTACACCGGATCGTTCTATATAATGGGAGTTGGTAATTTATTGTCGGCGCTACTATTGTTGTTCGGTTTACCAATAGCCAAGAAAATGGAATTGAGACGACAACAACGATGTTTGTCTGAGACAATCAAGACTGACCAATCAGCAATAGCATAA